A portion of the Juglans microcarpa x Juglans regia isolate MS1-56 chromosome 1D, Jm3101_v1.0, whole genome shotgun sequence genome contains these proteins:
- the LOC121241678 gene encoding AP-5 complex subunit mu isoform X3: MSGGCSIRAIWILNSLDSVVFSRRFPVVEKRWQAACKNENENASEESFSYAVYSLLPSDSELASAFVERKQREGSARGFGIRVSQSSKGSDSWVDDPITRHIVGLYINKGEEGENNLLWPLILHIKGNYFVIVLPLVEPRYLKAYTRLCKRSDCGNAIGADDSLSSLLLNLPSITGYEPEVVVSASPSVGGLLDSLTGSIGISGISSRAKPVAAPVASSVPSNTAVAGAVAADAPKIGSRPLDKDALRTFISSSMPFGTPLDLSYSNIFIIKVNGFSSSDLPPPDLKQPAWKPYLYKGKQRMLFTVHETIHAAMYDRDEIPDNISVSGQINCRAELEGLPDVSFPLTGLNTAHVEGLSFHPCAQVPEHHADKQAVMFSPPLGNFVLMRYQATCSLGPPIKGFYQLSMVSEDKGAFLFKLHLMEGYKAPLTMEFCTVSMPFPRRRVISFDGTPSIGTVSTTEHSVEWKIVTSGRGLSGRSIEATFPGTVTFAPWQTQRLPSSRPGFGIIADEDSDVETQNSNNVVNIEDFLMDKMSNDLPPADLEEPFCWQAYEYAKVSFKIVGASLSGMSIDPKAVSIYPAVKAPVDFSTQVTSGDYILWNTLGKCPSAAAEKA; this comes from the exons ATGAGCGGTGGTTGCAGCATAAGAGCCATCTGGATCCTCAACAGCCTTGATTCCGTCGTTTTCTCCAG GAGGTTTCCAGTGGTAGAGAAGCGGTGGCAGGCGGCTTGTAAGAACGAGAATGAGAACGCTAGCGAGGAGAGCTTTAGTTATGCTGTATATTCATTACTTCCTTCTGACTCGGAATTGGCTTCTGCATTTGTGGAGAGAAAGCAAAG GGAGGGATCCGCACGTGGGTTTGGCATACGGGTCAGTCAGTCTTCCAAAGGATCTGATTCCTGGGTAGATGATCCAATTACACGTCACATTGTAGGCCTATACATAAACAAAGGAGAGGAAGGCGAGAATAATCTGCTATGGCCTTTAATATTGCACATAAAGGGTAATTATTTCGTTATTGTGTTGCCTTTAGTCGAGCCCAGGTATTTGAAGGCATATACAAGGTTATGCAAAAGATCTGATTGTGGAAATGCCATTGGAGCAGATGACAGTTTATCGTCCCTCTTGCTCAATCTTCCATCCATCACAGGGTATG AACCTGAGGTGGTTGTAAGTGCTTCTCCATCTGTTGGAGGTTTGTTAGATTCACTAACTGGCAGTATAGGGATATCGGGCATCTCCTCAAGGGCAAAACCTGTAGCTGCACCAGTTGCATCTTCCGTACCTTCAAACACTGCTGTAGCAGGAGCTGTTGCCGCAGATGCTCCAAAGATTGGTTCTAGGCCTTTGGATAAAGATGCACTTCGAACTTTCATAAGTAGTTCGATGCCTTTTG GTACACCTTTGGATCTTAGCTAttccaacatattcataatcaaGGTAAATGGCTTTTCTTCATCAGATCTGCCTCCTCCTGATCTCAAGCAACCAGCATGGAAGCCATATCTTTACAAAGGAAAGCAGAGAATGCTATTCACAGTTCATGAGACGATTCATGCTGCTATGTATGATCGAGATGAAATTCCAGATAATATATCAGTTTCTGGTCAAATAAACTGCCGAGCAGAATTAGAAGGTTTGCCCGATGTATCATTTCCCTTAACAGGATTGAACACAGCTCATGTTGAGGGCTTATCATTTCATCCTTGTGCTCAAGTTCCAGAACATCATGCCGATAAGCAGGCCGTGATGTTTTCACCACCATTAGGTAATTTCGTTTTAATGCGTTATCAGGCTACATGTAGCCTTGGACCTCCCATTAAGGGATTTTATCAATTGTCAATGGTCTCTGAGGATAAAGGTGCATTTTTATTCAAGTTGCACCTAATGGAAGGTTATAAGGCTCCTCTGACAATGGAGTTCTGTACTGTGAGTATGCCCTTTCCTAGGAGAAGGGTTATATCCTTTGATGGGACCCCTTCAATTGGAACAGTTTCAACTACAGAGCACTCTGTTGAGTGGAAAATTGTTACTAGTGGACGTGGCCTTTCTGGGAGAAGTATTGAGGCAACTTTCCCTGGAACAGTTACATTTGCACCATGGCAAACCCAAAGATTGCCTTCCTCTAGGCCAGGTTTTGGAATCAtagctgatgaagatagtgatGTTGAGACACAGAATTCTAATAATGTGGTGAATATAGAGGATTTCTTAATGGATAAAATGAGCAATGATCTTCCTCCAGCTGATCTAGAGGAGCCATTTTGCTGGCAGGCATACGAATATGCTAAA GTATCATTCAAGATTGTTGGGGCATCACTATCTGGAATGTCAATTGATCCTAAAGCA GTAAGCATCTATCCAGCTGTTAAAGCACCTGTTGACTTTTCGACTCAG GTTACTTCTGGGGATTATATATTGTGGAACACATTGGGAAAGTGTCCATCTGCTGCTGCAGAGAAAGCATAG
- the LOC121241678 gene encoding AP-5 complex subunit mu isoform X4: protein MSGGCSIRAIWILNSLDSVVFSRRFPVVEKRWQAACKNENENASEESFSYAVYSLLPSDSELASAFVERKQREGSARGFGIRVSQSSKGSDSWVDDPITRHIVGLYINKGEEGENNLLWPLILHIKDDSLSSLLLNLPSITGAFMVAHAIGDIISADVAEPEVVVSASPSVGGLLDSLTGSIGISGISSRAKPVAAPVASSVPSNTAVAGAVAADAPKIGSRPLDKDALRTFISSSMPFGTPLDLSYSNIFIIKVNGFSSSDLPPPDLKQPAWKPYLYKGKQRMLFTVHETIHAAMYDRDEIPDNISVSGQINCRAELEGLPDVSFPLTGLNTAHVEGLSFHPCAQVPEHHADKQAVMFSPPLGNFVLMRYQATCSLGPPIKGFYQLSMVSEDKGAFLFKLHLMEGYKAPLTMEFCTVSMPFPRRRVISFDGTPSIGTVSTTEHSVEWKIVTSGRGLSGRSIEATFPGTVTFAPWQTQRLPSSRPGFGIIADEDSDVETQNSNNVVNIEDFLMDKMSNDLPPADLEEPFCWQAYEYAKVSFKIVGASLSGMSIDPKAVSIYPAVKAPVDFSTQVTSGDYILWNTLGKCPSAAAEKA, encoded by the exons ATGAGCGGTGGTTGCAGCATAAGAGCCATCTGGATCCTCAACAGCCTTGATTCCGTCGTTTTCTCCAG GAGGTTTCCAGTGGTAGAGAAGCGGTGGCAGGCGGCTTGTAAGAACGAGAATGAGAACGCTAGCGAGGAGAGCTTTAGTTATGCTGTATATTCATTACTTCCTTCTGACTCGGAATTGGCTTCTGCATTTGTGGAGAGAAAGCAAAG GGAGGGATCCGCACGTGGGTTTGGCATACGGGTCAGTCAGTCTTCCAAAGGATCTGATTCCTGGGTAGATGATCCAATTACACGTCACATTGTAGGCCTATACATAAACAAAGGAGAGGAAGGCGAGAATAATCTGCTATGGCCTTTAATATTGCACATAAAGG ATGACAGTTTATCGTCCCTCTTGCTCAATCTTCCATCCATCACAGG GGCATTCATGGTTGCACATGCTATTGGTGACATAATTTCTGCTGATGTAGCAGAACCTGAGGTGGTTGTAAGTGCTTCTCCATCTGTTGGAGGTTTGTTAGATTCACTAACTGGCAGTATAGGGATATCGGGCATCTCCTCAAGGGCAAAACCTGTAGCTGCACCAGTTGCATCTTCCGTACCTTCAAACACTGCTGTAGCAGGAGCTGTTGCCGCAGATGCTCCAAAGATTGGTTCTAGGCCTTTGGATAAAGATGCACTTCGAACTTTCATAAGTAGTTCGATGCCTTTTG GTACACCTTTGGATCTTAGCTAttccaacatattcataatcaaGGTAAATGGCTTTTCTTCATCAGATCTGCCTCCTCCTGATCTCAAGCAACCAGCATGGAAGCCATATCTTTACAAAGGAAAGCAGAGAATGCTATTCACAGTTCATGAGACGATTCATGCTGCTATGTATGATCGAGATGAAATTCCAGATAATATATCAGTTTCTGGTCAAATAAACTGCCGAGCAGAATTAGAAGGTTTGCCCGATGTATCATTTCCCTTAACAGGATTGAACACAGCTCATGTTGAGGGCTTATCATTTCATCCTTGTGCTCAAGTTCCAGAACATCATGCCGATAAGCAGGCCGTGATGTTTTCACCACCATTAGGTAATTTCGTTTTAATGCGTTATCAGGCTACATGTAGCCTTGGACCTCCCATTAAGGGATTTTATCAATTGTCAATGGTCTCTGAGGATAAAGGTGCATTTTTATTCAAGTTGCACCTAATGGAAGGTTATAAGGCTCCTCTGACAATGGAGTTCTGTACTGTGAGTATGCCCTTTCCTAGGAGAAGGGTTATATCCTTTGATGGGACCCCTTCAATTGGAACAGTTTCAACTACAGAGCACTCTGTTGAGTGGAAAATTGTTACTAGTGGACGTGGCCTTTCTGGGAGAAGTATTGAGGCAACTTTCCCTGGAACAGTTACATTTGCACCATGGCAAACCCAAAGATTGCCTTCCTCTAGGCCAGGTTTTGGAATCAtagctgatgaagatagtgatGTTGAGACACAGAATTCTAATAATGTGGTGAATATAGAGGATTTCTTAATGGATAAAATGAGCAATGATCTTCCTCCAGCTGATCTAGAGGAGCCATTTTGCTGGCAGGCATACGAATATGCTAAA GTATCATTCAAGATTGTTGGGGCATCACTATCTGGAATGTCAATTGATCCTAAAGCA GTAAGCATCTATCCAGCTGTTAAAGCACCTGTTGACTTTTCGACTCAG GTTACTTCTGGGGATTATATATTGTGGAACACATTGGGAAAGTGTCCATCTGCTGCTGCAGAGAAAGCATAG
- the LOC121241678 gene encoding AP-5 complex subunit mu isoform X5 — protein sequence MSGGCSIRAIWILNSLDSVVFSRRFPVVEKRWQAACKNENENASEESFSYAVYSLLPSDSELASAFVERKQREGSARGFGIRVSQSSKGSDSWVDDPITRHIVGLYINKGEEGENNLLWPLILHIKDDSLSSLLLNLPSITGYEPEVVVSASPSVGGLLDSLTGSIGISGISSRAKPVAAPVASSVPSNTAVAGAVAADAPKIGSRPLDKDALRTFISSSMPFGTPLDLSYSNIFIIKVNGFSSSDLPPPDLKQPAWKPYLYKGKQRMLFTVHETIHAAMYDRDEIPDNISVSGQINCRAELEGLPDVSFPLTGLNTAHVEGLSFHPCAQVPEHHADKQAVMFSPPLGNFVLMRYQATCSLGPPIKGFYQLSMVSEDKGAFLFKLHLMEGYKAPLTMEFCTVSMPFPRRRVISFDGTPSIGTVSTTEHSVEWKIVTSGRGLSGRSIEATFPGTVTFAPWQTQRLPSSRPGFGIIADEDSDVETQNSNNVVNIEDFLMDKMSNDLPPADLEEPFCWQAYEYAKVSFKIVGASLSGMSIDPKAVSIYPAVKAPVDFSTQVTSGDYILWNTLGKCPSAAAEKA from the exons ATGAGCGGTGGTTGCAGCATAAGAGCCATCTGGATCCTCAACAGCCTTGATTCCGTCGTTTTCTCCAG GAGGTTTCCAGTGGTAGAGAAGCGGTGGCAGGCGGCTTGTAAGAACGAGAATGAGAACGCTAGCGAGGAGAGCTTTAGTTATGCTGTATATTCATTACTTCCTTCTGACTCGGAATTGGCTTCTGCATTTGTGGAGAGAAAGCAAAG GGAGGGATCCGCACGTGGGTTTGGCATACGGGTCAGTCAGTCTTCCAAAGGATCTGATTCCTGGGTAGATGATCCAATTACACGTCACATTGTAGGCCTATACATAAACAAAGGAGAGGAAGGCGAGAATAATCTGCTATGGCCTTTAATATTGCACATAAAGG ATGACAGTTTATCGTCCCTCTTGCTCAATCTTCCATCCATCACAGGGTATG AACCTGAGGTGGTTGTAAGTGCTTCTCCATCTGTTGGAGGTTTGTTAGATTCACTAACTGGCAGTATAGGGATATCGGGCATCTCCTCAAGGGCAAAACCTGTAGCTGCACCAGTTGCATCTTCCGTACCTTCAAACACTGCTGTAGCAGGAGCTGTTGCCGCAGATGCTCCAAAGATTGGTTCTAGGCCTTTGGATAAAGATGCACTTCGAACTTTCATAAGTAGTTCGATGCCTTTTG GTACACCTTTGGATCTTAGCTAttccaacatattcataatcaaGGTAAATGGCTTTTCTTCATCAGATCTGCCTCCTCCTGATCTCAAGCAACCAGCATGGAAGCCATATCTTTACAAAGGAAAGCAGAGAATGCTATTCACAGTTCATGAGACGATTCATGCTGCTATGTATGATCGAGATGAAATTCCAGATAATATATCAGTTTCTGGTCAAATAAACTGCCGAGCAGAATTAGAAGGTTTGCCCGATGTATCATTTCCCTTAACAGGATTGAACACAGCTCATGTTGAGGGCTTATCATTTCATCCTTGTGCTCAAGTTCCAGAACATCATGCCGATAAGCAGGCCGTGATGTTTTCACCACCATTAGGTAATTTCGTTTTAATGCGTTATCAGGCTACATGTAGCCTTGGACCTCCCATTAAGGGATTTTATCAATTGTCAATGGTCTCTGAGGATAAAGGTGCATTTTTATTCAAGTTGCACCTAATGGAAGGTTATAAGGCTCCTCTGACAATGGAGTTCTGTACTGTGAGTATGCCCTTTCCTAGGAGAAGGGTTATATCCTTTGATGGGACCCCTTCAATTGGAACAGTTTCAACTACAGAGCACTCTGTTGAGTGGAAAATTGTTACTAGTGGACGTGGCCTTTCTGGGAGAAGTATTGAGGCAACTTTCCCTGGAACAGTTACATTTGCACCATGGCAAACCCAAAGATTGCCTTCCTCTAGGCCAGGTTTTGGAATCAtagctgatgaagatagtgatGTTGAGACACAGAATTCTAATAATGTGGTGAATATAGAGGATTTCTTAATGGATAAAATGAGCAATGATCTTCCTCCAGCTGATCTAGAGGAGCCATTTTGCTGGCAGGCATACGAATATGCTAAA GTATCATTCAAGATTGTTGGGGCATCACTATCTGGAATGTCAATTGATCCTAAAGCA GTAAGCATCTATCCAGCTGTTAAAGCACCTGTTGACTTTTCGACTCAG GTTACTTCTGGGGATTATATATTGTGGAACACATTGGGAAAGTGTCCATCTGCTGCTGCAGAGAAAGCATAG
- the LOC121241678 gene encoding AP-5 complex subunit mu isoform X1, whose product MSGGCSIRAIWILNSLDSVVFSRRFPVVEKRWQAACKNENENASEESFSYAVYSLLPSDSELASAFVERKQREGSARGFGIRVSQSSKGSDSWVDDPITRHIVGLYINKGEEGENNLLWPLILHIKGNYFVIVLPLVEPRYLKAYTRLCKRSDCGNAIGADDSLSSLLLNLPSITGAFMVAHAIGDIISADVAEPEVVVSASPSVGGLLDSLTGSIGISGISSRAKPVAAPVASSVPSNTAVAGAVAADAPKIGSRPLDKDALRTFISSSMPFGTPLDLSYSNIFIIKVNGFSSSDLPPPDLKQPAWKPYLYKGKQRMLFTVHETIHAAMYDRDEIPDNISVSGQINCRAELEGLPDVSFPLTGLNTAHVEGLSFHPCAQVPEHHADKQAVMFSPPLGNFVLMRYQATCSLGPPIKGFYQLSMVSEDKGAFLFKLHLMEGYKAPLTMEFCTVSMPFPRRRVISFDGTPSIGTVSTTEHSVEWKIVTSGRGLSGRSIEATFPGTVTFAPWQTQRLPSSRPGFGIIADEDSDVETQNSNNVVNIEDFLMDKMSNDLPPADLEEPFCWQAYEYAKVSFKIVGASLSGMSIDPKAVSIYPAVKAPVDFSTQVTSGDYILWNTLGKCPSAAAEKA is encoded by the exons ATGAGCGGTGGTTGCAGCATAAGAGCCATCTGGATCCTCAACAGCCTTGATTCCGTCGTTTTCTCCAG GAGGTTTCCAGTGGTAGAGAAGCGGTGGCAGGCGGCTTGTAAGAACGAGAATGAGAACGCTAGCGAGGAGAGCTTTAGTTATGCTGTATATTCATTACTTCCTTCTGACTCGGAATTGGCTTCTGCATTTGTGGAGAGAAAGCAAAG GGAGGGATCCGCACGTGGGTTTGGCATACGGGTCAGTCAGTCTTCCAAAGGATCTGATTCCTGGGTAGATGATCCAATTACACGTCACATTGTAGGCCTATACATAAACAAAGGAGAGGAAGGCGAGAATAATCTGCTATGGCCTTTAATATTGCACATAAAGGGTAATTATTTCGTTATTGTGTTGCCTTTAGTCGAGCCCAGGTATTTGAAGGCATATACAAGGTTATGCAAAAGATCTGATTGTGGAAATGCCATTGGAGCAGATGACAGTTTATCGTCCCTCTTGCTCAATCTTCCATCCATCACAGG GGCATTCATGGTTGCACATGCTATTGGTGACATAATTTCTGCTGATGTAGCAGAACCTGAGGTGGTTGTAAGTGCTTCTCCATCTGTTGGAGGTTTGTTAGATTCACTAACTGGCAGTATAGGGATATCGGGCATCTCCTCAAGGGCAAAACCTGTAGCTGCACCAGTTGCATCTTCCGTACCTTCAAACACTGCTGTAGCAGGAGCTGTTGCCGCAGATGCTCCAAAGATTGGTTCTAGGCCTTTGGATAAAGATGCACTTCGAACTTTCATAAGTAGTTCGATGCCTTTTG GTACACCTTTGGATCTTAGCTAttccaacatattcataatcaaGGTAAATGGCTTTTCTTCATCAGATCTGCCTCCTCCTGATCTCAAGCAACCAGCATGGAAGCCATATCTTTACAAAGGAAAGCAGAGAATGCTATTCACAGTTCATGAGACGATTCATGCTGCTATGTATGATCGAGATGAAATTCCAGATAATATATCAGTTTCTGGTCAAATAAACTGCCGAGCAGAATTAGAAGGTTTGCCCGATGTATCATTTCCCTTAACAGGATTGAACACAGCTCATGTTGAGGGCTTATCATTTCATCCTTGTGCTCAAGTTCCAGAACATCATGCCGATAAGCAGGCCGTGATGTTTTCACCACCATTAGGTAATTTCGTTTTAATGCGTTATCAGGCTACATGTAGCCTTGGACCTCCCATTAAGGGATTTTATCAATTGTCAATGGTCTCTGAGGATAAAGGTGCATTTTTATTCAAGTTGCACCTAATGGAAGGTTATAAGGCTCCTCTGACAATGGAGTTCTGTACTGTGAGTATGCCCTTTCCTAGGAGAAGGGTTATATCCTTTGATGGGACCCCTTCAATTGGAACAGTTTCAACTACAGAGCACTCTGTTGAGTGGAAAATTGTTACTAGTGGACGTGGCCTTTCTGGGAGAAGTATTGAGGCAACTTTCCCTGGAACAGTTACATTTGCACCATGGCAAACCCAAAGATTGCCTTCCTCTAGGCCAGGTTTTGGAATCAtagctgatgaagatagtgatGTTGAGACACAGAATTCTAATAATGTGGTGAATATAGAGGATTTCTTAATGGATAAAATGAGCAATGATCTTCCTCCAGCTGATCTAGAGGAGCCATTTTGCTGGCAGGCATACGAATATGCTAAA GTATCATTCAAGATTGTTGGGGCATCACTATCTGGAATGTCAATTGATCCTAAAGCA GTAAGCATCTATCCAGCTGTTAAAGCACCTGTTGACTTTTCGACTCAG GTTACTTCTGGGGATTATATATTGTGGAACACATTGGGAAAGTGTCCATCTGCTGCTGCAGAGAAAGCATAG
- the LOC121241678 gene encoding AP-5 complex subunit mu isoform X2, with protein sequence MSGGCSIRAIWILNSLDSVVFSRFPVVEKRWQAACKNENENASEESFSYAVYSLLPSDSELASAFVERKQREGSARGFGIRVSQSSKGSDSWVDDPITRHIVGLYINKGEEGENNLLWPLILHIKGNYFVIVLPLVEPRYLKAYTRLCKRSDCGNAIGADDSLSSLLLNLPSITGAFMVAHAIGDIISADVAEPEVVVSASPSVGGLLDSLTGSIGISGISSRAKPVAAPVASSVPSNTAVAGAVAADAPKIGSRPLDKDALRTFISSSMPFGTPLDLSYSNIFIIKVNGFSSSDLPPPDLKQPAWKPYLYKGKQRMLFTVHETIHAAMYDRDEIPDNISVSGQINCRAELEGLPDVSFPLTGLNTAHVEGLSFHPCAQVPEHHADKQAVMFSPPLGNFVLMRYQATCSLGPPIKGFYQLSMVSEDKGAFLFKLHLMEGYKAPLTMEFCTVSMPFPRRRVISFDGTPSIGTVSTTEHSVEWKIVTSGRGLSGRSIEATFPGTVTFAPWQTQRLPSSRPGFGIIADEDSDVETQNSNNVVNIEDFLMDKMSNDLPPADLEEPFCWQAYEYAKVSFKIVGASLSGMSIDPKAVSIYPAVKAPVDFSTQVTSGDYILWNTLGKCPSAAAEKA encoded by the exons ATGAGCGGTGGTTGCAGCATAAGAGCCATCTGGATCCTCAACAGCCTTGATTCCGTCGTTTTCTCCAG GTTTCCAGTGGTAGAGAAGCGGTGGCAGGCGGCTTGTAAGAACGAGAATGAGAACGCTAGCGAGGAGAGCTTTAGTTATGCTGTATATTCATTACTTCCTTCTGACTCGGAATTGGCTTCTGCATTTGTGGAGAGAAAGCAAAG GGAGGGATCCGCACGTGGGTTTGGCATACGGGTCAGTCAGTCTTCCAAAGGATCTGATTCCTGGGTAGATGATCCAATTACACGTCACATTGTAGGCCTATACATAAACAAAGGAGAGGAAGGCGAGAATAATCTGCTATGGCCTTTAATATTGCACATAAAGGGTAATTATTTCGTTATTGTGTTGCCTTTAGTCGAGCCCAGGTATTTGAAGGCATATACAAGGTTATGCAAAAGATCTGATTGTGGAAATGCCATTGGAGCAGATGACAGTTTATCGTCCCTCTTGCTCAATCTTCCATCCATCACAGG GGCATTCATGGTTGCACATGCTATTGGTGACATAATTTCTGCTGATGTAGCAGAACCTGAGGTGGTTGTAAGTGCTTCTCCATCTGTTGGAGGTTTGTTAGATTCACTAACTGGCAGTATAGGGATATCGGGCATCTCCTCAAGGGCAAAACCTGTAGCTGCACCAGTTGCATCTTCCGTACCTTCAAACACTGCTGTAGCAGGAGCTGTTGCCGCAGATGCTCCAAAGATTGGTTCTAGGCCTTTGGATAAAGATGCACTTCGAACTTTCATAAGTAGTTCGATGCCTTTTG GTACACCTTTGGATCTTAGCTAttccaacatattcataatcaaGGTAAATGGCTTTTCTTCATCAGATCTGCCTCCTCCTGATCTCAAGCAACCAGCATGGAAGCCATATCTTTACAAAGGAAAGCAGAGAATGCTATTCACAGTTCATGAGACGATTCATGCTGCTATGTATGATCGAGATGAAATTCCAGATAATATATCAGTTTCTGGTCAAATAAACTGCCGAGCAGAATTAGAAGGTTTGCCCGATGTATCATTTCCCTTAACAGGATTGAACACAGCTCATGTTGAGGGCTTATCATTTCATCCTTGTGCTCAAGTTCCAGAACATCATGCCGATAAGCAGGCCGTGATGTTTTCACCACCATTAGGTAATTTCGTTTTAATGCGTTATCAGGCTACATGTAGCCTTGGACCTCCCATTAAGGGATTTTATCAATTGTCAATGGTCTCTGAGGATAAAGGTGCATTTTTATTCAAGTTGCACCTAATGGAAGGTTATAAGGCTCCTCTGACAATGGAGTTCTGTACTGTGAGTATGCCCTTTCCTAGGAGAAGGGTTATATCCTTTGATGGGACCCCTTCAATTGGAACAGTTTCAACTACAGAGCACTCTGTTGAGTGGAAAATTGTTACTAGTGGACGTGGCCTTTCTGGGAGAAGTATTGAGGCAACTTTCCCTGGAACAGTTACATTTGCACCATGGCAAACCCAAAGATTGCCTTCCTCTAGGCCAGGTTTTGGAATCAtagctgatgaagatagtgatGTTGAGACACAGAATTCTAATAATGTGGTGAATATAGAGGATTTCTTAATGGATAAAATGAGCAATGATCTTCCTCCAGCTGATCTAGAGGAGCCATTTTGCTGGCAGGCATACGAATATGCTAAA GTATCATTCAAGATTGTTGGGGCATCACTATCTGGAATGTCAATTGATCCTAAAGCA GTAAGCATCTATCCAGCTGTTAAAGCACCTGTTGACTTTTCGACTCAG GTTACTTCTGGGGATTATATATTGTGGAACACATTGGGAAAGTGTCCATCTGCTGCTGCAGAGAAAGCATAG